Proteins encoded in a region of the Benincasa hispida cultivar B227 chromosome 2, ASM972705v1, whole genome shotgun sequence genome:
- the LOC120071122 gene encoding putative E3 ubiquitin-protein ligase LIN-1 yields MVDTGFTTASNILHHISAFISEILAQSDLRKRLLSIVYGNFSLSDEIALKPFGLAAEALENAISANNSSIKSSSLRCAEELLLSHPENPISSFLLSLIYGLNHQNLNSALSLLDLFLSDPSLARSEIAPILFEELFVRHFLPIFHWFNEQRSKILTSFASTLNYNSGENSSCDEREAVPCTKSLSKLSIDQTLKLKELESNYERVLDKNCIDFAHHFKRILEGNDESGWIASPKLKLLNNKKEKWKEMEQITEEKFRTEQLCLPNGRYNPIWVEEDPIVSLEVDSTTKSKSLPPPPPCLPSQIPGPLNFIGEQKSSSRSRTFSIFNPAAQAEDDSSEIEENDHKTALFDSVLETQKLKQTITSIEESETKSVELDFAMGDSGNASPESGERCNTPPKDFVCPITCNIFYDPVTLETGQTYERSAIQEWLDRGNSTCPITGQKLQNTQLPKTNYVLKRLIASWLEENPNFSLDKALDEADPMAVLTSPVSVISQASIDRGMKEMRLAIVNLYASEVLEEAEAAVLCVERFWLEENVEMDIQLMLMKPPVINGLVEILVNSVNQQVLSAAIFLLSELGFKDATVIQTLSRVESDVDCIVTLFKGGFMEAVVLIYQLGLSSQSLQEMDMVGSLLNAIKKKEGDVNKMRLSYKSAAVILLRKILGRSREGSLIAVVVLAENAIESIIGSLKAKQVVERIAAVGILLRCIQEDGRCRNIIADKADLAPVLESFIEVSNDEQFEIIMFLSELVKLNRRTFNEQILQNIKDGGEYSAMHSLLIYLQTATRDQSPVVAGLLLQLDVLVEPRKMSIYREEAMDVLISCLGDSDFPTTQISAAETIMSLQGRFSTSGRPLARYFLLKRAGLNKGHRKSIQRDDISSAPGEVEITREEEKAADEWERRMAFVLISHDFGLLFEPLAKGLKSKYAALFSACFVSATWLCHMLRTLPDTGILETARVCLLDHFLSIFITTTDMEEKTLSLLAINSFVHEPDGLQCLSSNMKDVMRGLRELKRSTPLAFEMLKVLSEGQDLSSEFWCHQELFQVDCSTNGEVLSIAYFKDKIISGHSDGRIKVWSVRGTNLHLIYEIQEHSKGVTSLAVSEFEEKLYSGSLDKTIKVWSLDRDIIQCIKVHDVKDQIHNLVVSKNVACFIPHGAGIRVYSWGGESKLLNSSKHVKCLHLVGGKLFCGCHDSSIQEVDLTTGTLSYIHSGSRKLLGKANPIQVLQVYDEQLFSASTAIDGAAVKIWSTSNYGVIGSLTTAMDVRAMAVSSDLTYLGGKGGMVEIWSREKHNKIDTLQTGRNCKIVCMTLDEREEVLVIGTSDGWIQAWGL; encoded by the exons TCGCTCCGAAATTGCTCCGATTCTCTTCGAGGAGCTCTTTGTCCGCCATTTTCTTCCGATTTTTCACTGGTTCAATGAACAGAGATCCAAAATCCTGACATCCTTCGCCTCGACTTTGAATTACAACAGTGGCGAAAATTCAAGCTGCGACGAAAGGGAGGCTGTTCCGTGCACGAAATCGCTGTCAAAGTTGAGCATTGATCAAACATTGAAGCTGAAGGAACTGGAAAGCAATTACGAGAGGGTTCTGGACAAGAATTGCATAGATTTTGCCCACCATTTCAAAAGGATCTTGGAAGGAAATGACGAAAGTGGATGGATTGCAAGTCCGAAGCTTAAATTGTTGAATAATAAGAAAGAGAAATGGAAGGAAATGGAGCAGATTACAGAGGAGAAGTTCAGAACAGAGCAGCTCTGTTTACCCAATGGACGGTATAAT CcaatttgggttgaagaagaCCCAATTGTATCTCTTGAAGTCGACAGTACCACCAAATCAAAGTCATTGCCACCGCCGCCGCCATGTCTTCCTTCCCAAATTCCCGGACCTCTCAATTTCATCGGAGAGCAAAAATCTTCCAGTAGATCCAGAACGTTTTCTATCTTCAATCCGGCTGCTCAAGCCGAAGACGATTCTTCTGAAATCGAG GAAAATGACCACAAAACAGCATTGTTTGACTCTGTACTCGAGACCCAGAAGCTAAAACAAACCATAACTTCCATAGAAGAATCAGAAACCAAATCAGTGGAGTTGGATTTTGCTATGGGGGATTCCGGCAATGCCTCGCCGGAGAGTGGTGAAAGGTGTAATACACCTCCTAAGGACTTCGTATGTCCCATAACTTGCAACATCTTTTATGACCCAGTGACTCTCGAGACGGGTCAAACTTATGAGCGCAGTGCAATTCAGGAATGGCTTGATAGAGGCAACTCAACTTGCCCAATCACTGGACAAAAGCTGCAAAATACCCAACTTCCCAAAACCAATTATGTGCTCAAACGCCTCATTGCGAGCTGGCTTGAAGAGAATCCCAATTTTTCTTTGGACAAAGCTCTTGATGAAGCTGACCCAATGGCTGTCTTGACCTCCCCTGTTAGTGTCATAAGCCAAGCCTCCATTGATAGAGGTATGAAGGAGATGAGGCTTGCAATTGTCAATCTCTATGCTTCTGAAGTTTTGGAGGAGGCGGAAGCTGCTGTGCTTTGTGTGGAGAGGTTCTGGTTGGAAGAGAATGTGGAAATGGATATACAACTTATGTTGATGAAACCTCCTGTAATCAATGGACTTGTTGAGATCCTCGTCAATTCTGTTAATCAACAGGTTTTGAGTGCAGCAATCTTTCTCTTATCAGAGCTGGGATTCAAAGATGCTACTGTGATTCAAACGCTTTCTCGGGTCGAATCGGATGTGGATTGTATCGTGACTCTTTTCAAAGGAGGTTTCATGGAAGCTGTTGTGTTGATATATCAGCTGGGACTTTCCAGCCAGAGTTTACAAGAGATGGACATGGTGGGTTCTCTTTTGAATGCtatcaagaagaaagaaggaGATGTGAATAAGATGCGTTTAAGCTATAAATCTGCTGCAGTGATTTTACTTAGAAAGATTTTGGGAAGGAGTAGAGAAGGATCTCTGATTGCTGTTGTTGTGCTTGCTGAAAATGCAATCGAAAGTATTATAGGTAGTTTGAAAGCAAAACAGGTAGTGGAGCGGATTGCTGCAGTTGGGATCTTGCTGAGATGCATTCAAGAGGATGGGAGGTGCAGAAATATCATAGCTGATAAAGCTGACTTAGCTCCGGTTTTGGAAAGTTTCATAGAAGTGAGTAACGACGAACAATTCGAGATCATTATGTTTCTCTCTGAGTTAGTTAAGTTAAACAG GAGGACTTTCAATGAACAAATTCTTCAAAACATTAAGGATGGAGGTGAATATAGTGCTATGCACTCTCTTTTAATATACTTACAAACTGCCACAAGAGATCAATCCCCTGTAGTGGCTGGTCTTCTGCTACAACTTGATGTATTG GTGGAGCCACGAAAGATGAGTATCTATCGTGAAGAGGCAATGGATGTTCTTATTTCATGCCTTGGAGATTCTGACTTCCCAACCACTCAAATTTCTGCTGCTGAGACGATTATGTCTTTACAAGGAAGGTTTAGCACATCTGGACGACCTTTGGCTAggtattttcttctcaaacgtGCAGGACTTAATAAAGGTCACAGGAAATCCATACAAAGGGATGATATTAGCAGTGCTCCTGGAGAAGTTGAAATTACAAGG gaagaagagaaagcAGCTGATGAATGGGAAAGAAGGATGGCGTTTGTACTTATAAGCCATGACTTTGGGTTGCTATTTGAACCATTGGCAAAAGGCCTAAAGAGCAAATATGCAGCACTATTTTCGGCATGCTTTGTCTCTGCCACATGGCTCTGTCATATGCTTAGGACTCTTCCAGACACAGGGATTTTAGAAACTGCTCGGGTTTGCTTGCTCGATCACTTCTTATCGATTTTCATAACAACAACAGATATGGAAGAGAAAACACTTAGCTTGCTAGCAATAAATAGTTTCGTACACGAACCAG ATGGACTACAGTGCCTAAGTTCCAACATGAAAGATGTTATGAGAGGTCTCAGGGAACTTAAGAGATCAACACCATTGGCCTTTGAAATGCTAAAAGTTCTATCTGAGGGACAAGACTTGAGTTCT GAATTTTGGTGTCATCAAGAATTGTTTCAAGTAGATTGCAGTACAAATGGAGAAGTACTATCAATTgcttatttcaaagacaaaatcaTCTCTGGCCATTCAGATGGAAGAATCAAG GTATGGTCTGTTAGAGGAACTAATCTTCATCTCATATATGAAATTCAAGAGCACTCCAAGGGAGTCACTAGTCTAGCAGTTTCGGAATTCGAAGAGAAACTATACAGTGGCTCTTTAGACAAGACCATTAAG GTATGGTCTCTAGACCGTGATATAATCCAGTGCATAAAAGTTCACGATGTGAAGGATCAAATTCATAACTTAGTCGTTTCGAAGAACGTTGCTTGCTTCATCCCACATGGAGCTGGTATCAGG GTTTATTCGTGGGGTGGGGAATCGAAGTTACTAAACTCGAGTAAACATGTCAAGTGTTTGCATCTCGTGGGTGGAAAACTTTTCTGTGGATGCCATGATAGTAGCATCCAG GAGGTTGATTTGACTACAGGCACCTTAAGTTACATCCACAGTGGTTCTAGAAAACTGTTGGGGAAAGCCAATCCAATCCAAGTGCTTCAAGTCTACGACGAACAATTATTTTCAGCCAGTACTGCTATAGATGGAGCAGCTGTGAAG ATTTGGAGTACATCGAACTACGGTGTGATTGGGTCACTGACAACTGCAATGGATGTAAGGGCTATGGCTGTAAGTTCAGATCTAACTTACTTGGGAGGAAAAGGAGGAATGGTTGAAATCTGGAGCAGGGAAAAGCACAACAAAATAGACACGCTTCAAACTGGTAGAAACTGCAAGATTGTTTGTATGACGCTTGACGAAAGGGAGGAAGTTCTGGTCATTGGAACGTCGGATGGTTGGATTCAG GCATGGGGACTGTGA
- the LOC120070646 gene encoding peroxiredoxin-2-like, with the protein MAPIAVGDTLPDGTVAYFDGEDQLQQASIHSLAAGKKVVLFGVPGAFTPTCSLKHVPGFIENGEELKAKGIDDILLISVNDPFVMKAWAKTYPENKHVKFLADGSAAYTHALGLELDLSEKGLGVRSKRFSLLVDDLKVKATNIESGGEFTVSGAEDILKAL; encoded by the exons ATGGCTCCGATTGCTGTTGGAGATACGTTGCCGGACGGCACGGTAGCTTACTTCGATGGAGAGGATCAGCTCCAACAAGCCTCCATACATTCTCTCGCCGCCGGCAAGAAGGTGGTTCTCTTTGGAGTACCCGGCGCCTTCACTCCCACTTGCAG TTTGAAGCATGTGCCGGGGTTTATTGAGAATGGTGAAGAGCTCAAGGCAAAGGGCATcgatgatattctactaattAGCG TCAATGACCCCTTCGTGATGAAGGCCTGGGCCAAGACTTACCCTGAGAACAAGCATGTCAAGTTCCTTGCTGACGGCTCTGCAGCATATACACATGCTCTCGGACTGGAGCTCGATCTTTCAGAGAAAGGACTTGGCGTTCGATCCAAGCGCTTCTCTCTCTTAGTTGATGACCTCAAGGTCAAAGCCACAAATATCGAATCTGGTGGAGAATTCACCGTCTCCGGTGCTGAGGACATCCTCAAGGCTCTTTGA